The Xylanibacillus composti genome segment CATACGACGTGCAGCCCTTGAGCCTTGCCGGCGTCGTGATCGATCCCTCCGGGAGGAGAGGCCAAGTCCATCACCAGCGCATCCTTGCGCACGCTGTCCAGCACATCGCTGTCCAGCATCATCGATGGTACAGTATTATACAGCAACACCGCTTGAGCCGCAGCCTGCTTCAGCTCCTCCTTGCTTGTCCCGCACACATCGTGCCCGTCTGCATAAGCCCGCACCTTGACCTCCGGACGCCGGGCGGCAACGGTCACCTTCGCGCCCATGCCGCGCAGATTTTTCGCAAGCAGAGTAGCGATGCGTCCGTAGCCAACAACAAGCGCGGTGGAGCCGTGGATCGTATGATCTGTTTCCTGCACAGTGACGGAGATCGCCCCTTCTGCAGTCGGAATGGCGTGCATTACCTGAAGGTAATCGTCATCCTTCAGGTCGAAGAAGCGAATGTCCCGCGACTTCCCCTTCTCTCGAATCGTTGGCGTGGCAGTACCGCTGAAGAAGCAGCCCTGCGGCTTGATCGCAGCCATCGCTTCTTCGGTCATGACCAACTCCTCCGGCGCGGCCGGCGCATACAGCACGTCGCCCGCCGCAATCCCCGGCACCGGAGCAATGACGATATCCGCATCCCGCACCGCCTCCAACAGACTGGAGGTCATCAGCTCCACATAGTCCGGATGCTCGACCACGCCATAAGTGGCTACTGCGGCGCCCAGTTCCAGAAAATTGCGGGCAATCTCCAATTCACGCTTGTCCCCGCCCAATACAGCGACTTTTGTTCCCTCGAATTTATACATGGACCTCGTTCTCCTTCCTGTATGTTTCCCAGATGACTTTGAACTCCTCGACCGCTTCGGAGCCGAGCGAGCGGAATGGCACGCGGACCGCGCCTGCCTTCAGACCGGCAACCTCCATCGCCGTCTTGATGGCGGCCGGCTGCCCGTGCTTCTTGCAAAAATCGCGGATTGGCTGCCAGCTGTAGTACAGCTTGCGCGCCGCTGCCAGCTCTCCCCGCTCCACCAGCTTGTACAGGCTCACATAATCGCCCGGAATCAGATTGGCCAATGTAGACGTGCAGCCGTGCATGCCCAGTGCGAGCGCGCCCAGAATGACACCGTCCGATCCGTTCAGGATGGACATCTTGTCTCCTGCCAGCGCCATCGTCTTCGCCTGCACATGCAGATCCGTGTTGGCCTGCTTGACTCCGATCACATAGTCCAGCTCAGCCAATTCGGCCAACTGCTCCGGCGACAAGTTCAGCCCGATGCTTGTGCTGTTGTAAATCATAATTGGAAAAGGTACTGCTTCGATAATCGATTCGAAGTGGCGCTTAATATCCGCATGGCCAACCTCCGCCACATAGGGCGGCGTAATCATGGCACCGTCCGCGCCGGCCGCCTTGGCTGCCTTCGTCAGCGCAATCGCCTCCGGCGTACCGCTCGCCGCCGTGCAGCAGATGAGCGGCACTTTGCCGCCAACCGCCTCTGCCGCTGCCGCGAACAAGGCCGCTCTCTCCTCCATGCTCATGCTCGGATATTCGGCGAACGTTCCGCCGACGACAACCCCGTGAACGCCAGCCTCCAGATAGGTCTCTATATTGCTGCGAAGCGCATCCAGATCGAGACTGCCGTCTTCCCGCATCGGGGTAATCGCCAAGACGTAAATGCCCTTCATCGCGGCTTGCAAAGCTTGTAGCTCCATGGTATGTCCTCCCATTCTGATGTACTCAACGATGCTGTACATGGCGCGTCAGCCAGTCCTTCAGACGCGTCAAGCCTTCCTCAATAGCTGCCGGCGAAGCGGAGAACGAGATGCGCACATGACGGGAGCTGCCGAAGGCGGAACCGGGCATGAGCACGATTCGGCAGTCCTCCAGAACAGCGGCGCAAAATTCGTCCGCTCCGGCAATGCGGCGGCCTCCGAGCTGCTTCCCTATCCATGCGCCGATGTCTGCCCAAACATAGAAAGCGCCG includes the following:
- a CDS encoding dipicolinate synthase subunit DpsA gives rise to the protein MYKFEGTKVAVLGGDKRELEIARNFLELGAAVATYGVVEHPDYVELMTSSLLEAVRDADIVIAPVPGIAAGDVLYAPAAPEELVMTEEAMAAIKPQGCFFSGTATPTIREKGKSRDIRFFDLKDDDYLQVMHAIPTAEGAISVTVQETDHTIHGSTALVVGYGRIATLLAKNLRGMGAKVTVAARRPEVKVRAYADGHDVCGTSKEELKQAAAQAVLLYNTVPSMMLDSDVLDSVRKDALVMDLASPPGGIDHDAGKAQGLHVVWARGQAGKAPIHSGYAQFLSIRNLLDQL
- a CDS encoding dihydrodipicolinate synthase family protein; the encoded protein is MELQALQAAMKGIYVLAITPMREDGSLDLDALRSNIETYLEAGVHGVVVGGTFAEYPSMSMEERAALFAAAAEAVGGKVPLICCTAASGTPEAIALTKAAKAAGADGAMITPPYVAEVGHADIKRHFESIIEAVPFPIMIYNSTSIGLNLSPEQLAELAELDYVIGVKQANTDLHVQAKTMALAGDKMSILNGSDGVILGALALGMHGCTSTLANLIPGDYVSLYKLVERGELAAARKLYYSWQPIRDFCKKHGQPAAIKTAMEVAGLKAGAVRVPFRSLGSEAVEEFKVIWETYRKENEVHV